The following is a genomic window from Geobacillus subterraneus.
TCGGCGAAAAAGACGCTCTCGGTGTTGCAGCGGCTGTATGAACAGCACAAGCTCGTCACGTATCCGCGCACCGATTCTCGTTATTTGCCAAGCGACATGACATCGACGATGACGGATCGGCTTTCGGCGATGAAATCGGGGTATGAGGACATCATCGCTCCGCTTCTTGCCAAGGGCAAGGCCAAAGCGGCCAACCGGGTGTTTCAAGATGACAAAGTGACGGACCACCACGCCATCATTCCGACCGATGAACGGCTTGACCTCGGGAAGCTGTCGGCCGATGAGCGCAAGCTGTATGACATGATCGCCCGCCGCTTTTTGGCGCTCTTTTACCCGCCGTATGAATATGAAACGACAACCGCCACTTTCGAAATCGGCGGCGAGACGTTTGTCGCCCGGGAAACAGCGGTCGTGAACGCAGGATTTCAAGCCGTTCTTGGCAAGGAAGAAACAGAAGTGAAACCAACATGGCTCCATCTATCGGAAGGTCAAACGCTCGCACCGGTGCAGCTTGAGATGGAACAATCGTTCACCGAACCGCCGTCCCGTTACTCGGAGGCCGACTTGCTCGCGCAAATGGAGAAATACGGGCTCGGCACGCCGGCGACAAGAGCGGACATCATCGAGCGGCTCGTCGAAACGGAAGTCGTCGAGCGGAAAGACGGCCGCTTTTATCCGACGAAAAAGGGAAAACAACTGATCGAGCTCGTCAATGAGGAGCTGAAATCGCCGGAGTTGACCGCCCGCTGGGAGCGCGAGCTCGAGGCAATCGCCCGCGGAAAAGGGAATCCGAAACAGTTTTTGGCCAGCATCCGCCGGCAGACGGAGCAGCTTGTCGCCGAAATCAAGCAGAGCGAGCGCGTATACAAAGCGCCGAATCTCACCAATCTCGCCTGCCCGGAATGCGGCGCGCTCTTAAAAGAGCGGAAAACGAAAGACGGGCGGATGCTCGTCTGCTCGAACTTATCATGCCGCTACCGCCGGAGGCGCGACCCGAAGCTCTCGAACCGCCGCTGCCCACAATGCCATCGGCGCATGGAAATGCACGAAGGGAAAGCCGGGCTCTATTTCCAATGCCGCCCGTGCAATAGGGTGGAAAAAGCGGAAGAAACGAAACGCACCGCCGCGAAAGGAAAGGAGCGGGCGCTGCTGAAAAAATACAGCCCGTCCAATGAATCGTTTGGCACGAGTTTAGGAGAGCTGCTCAAACAGGCACTCGAAAAAAAGGAGTAATCGCCATCAACCGCCAGAAGTGCAACGCTGGCGGTTGATTTATCTCTTTGAATCCGAAACCTTCTTTTTGTTGTTCCGTATATATAAGTAAATCTACCGTAAAGGAGCGATCAAGATGTTCAAGAAGTTGTTAAAGGCGCTGTTGGGGCAGCACCATCACTCGTCGCACTATAAAAAGCATCATAGCAGCAGCGATTACCACCATTACGGCCCGAAATATCATTCACACCAGCCCCCGTCCCAGTACGGCCATCACCATTACAAAAAGAAACATCATAACGGCAGCTTTTTCTCGAGCTTTTTTGGCAGCTGATGAAGCGATTCATTGACCGCCATCCGCTTATCGCTCGCTGGGTTGACCGCCCGCACCGGAGCGGAAAGGTGCTGTCTGGCCGCTACGAAATCATCGAAGAACTCGGGATGGGGAGCTACGGCATCGCCTATAAAGGACGCGATTGCGCCAACGGGCGCGCTGTTGTCATTAAACAGGCGCGGCGGACAAAAGGGGAAGACGGCCGTCGCCTGCTTCAGCGCGAAGCAGACGTGCTCGCACATTTACGCCATCCGCAAATTCCGGCACGAT
Proteins encoded in this region:
- a CDS encoding DNA topoisomerase III; this translates as MKSLVLAEKPSVARDLARVLGCKETHKSYMEGPRYIVTWALGHLVELKMPEDYDRKYETWRLEDLPIIPKQMGLKVIRQTSRQFRAIEHLAKRRDVKDCIIATDAGREGELVARWILQKIGWTKPIWRLWISSQTDQAIRDGFRQLKPGSQFDRLYESAVCRAEADWLIGLNVTRALTTKYNDPLSAGRVQTPTLAMIIEREREIQSFVPVPYWTIHARIGSVAAVWERHGGKRLFDQDEANGLMARLNGQPARVTSVKRKRKSEPAPLPYDLTELQREANKRFGFSAKKTLSVLQRLYEQHKLVTYPRTDSRYLPSDMTSTMTDRLSAMKSGYEDIIAPLLAKGKAKAANRVFQDDKVTDHHAIIPTDERLDLGKLSADERKLYDMIARRFLALFYPPYEYETTTATFEIGGETFVARETAVVNAGFQAVLGKEETEVKPTWLHLSEGQTLAPVQLEMEQSFTEPPSRYSEADLLAQMEKYGLGTPATRADIIERLVETEVVERKDGRFYPTKKGKQLIELVNEELKSPELTARWERELEAIARGKGNPKQFLASIRRQTEQLVAEIKQSERVYKAPNLTNLACPECGALLKERKTKDGRMLVCSNLSCRYRRRRDPKLSNRRCPQCHRRMEMHEGKAGLYFQCRPCNRVEKAEETKRTAAKGKERALLKKYSPSNESFGTSLGELLKQALEKKE